The genomic stretch tgacttttaaaaacaaaaatgataaaaattgaaaaattttgaaaaacacaaaaacatgtctttttatttcataatcataaaaaccataaaaatttgaaaaatccaaaaacatgttcatttcctttatagtgtagtcttgtatatattattctgtatatattgtgtttgttcatcctttttcacattgatcgactgcgccacatccgagacatgaggatatagaagaccgcatggtatgatctttccaatctaatttttcctctttatgttaatgactatgtggctttattttgattgatgcggtaaaaccaatgtgattataggattgcatttagattattttgCATACTAGttagtagaagcatatgcattaggatgtattaatgtcagttgcatcatggcatgtagttgcatttaggaaaaaattgtgaaaccgtctatttgggaattttgacaagtgtatataaggcccttgtagatactttttcttcttaagaccttgcttgttagaatacatgtaaaacaccctaggatgtgttgtgctagtatcctttgacccatggattaaggaaGGCCAcaaaagtaccttgtggtgtgataactccttggctaccgtttattccaaggtgacccttgaaacaatgcaaccatcatccatattctaccaaaTTTTGTCattaaagggaatgggcacaaaaattgttcaaaatttgagttcaagaattaaATGAAAAGTCaagaaagtttgcaattgcatcgaaagaaaagaggagtaactaaaatgaaaactcatatgcttcaaatataagcaccctcattacaaatggggtagctttgaaaatgtccAAAATTGATaggaaaagttgaaaaattgtcaagtgttgaaaatgccaaacatcaaaagaggctaaagaaaatgttctcaaaatgtcaaatgccacaaattggagggaaaaacaacaatataaaaaacaaaaataaataaataaaagcaaactcccatatgaaactcaagttctattgatcccttttccatcgtatccacttttgtgcatggtagagagggaacgacccttcttattgtctaggcaagaaggggaattccgcgatcctccagtgtttctaacaccatagggagtctactcttgatgaaagcatttaacgattgaggacaaaggtactctAGCTTAacataacttggaggtgatttattggtatacttttaggcttagtagtttgaagaaaccatatctatgatggaatgtgtacccttagattgcttcccctttagataatttccgccacttagatgaggaaagtagccattcatttttgtagatgcatctattacttgttttgtgcgctttaatgcttggatgtttcgccattttggcaagccccaccttgccttgcaagaaggcatcctacctcatggttgtcttgttgtgagttgaaggggcggagtaagacccactaattgtctcacatcagctatattagtaggttagtttgaataagggtcctagtttttgtcacctctttactcgggacgagcaaaggtacggtttggggatgtttgatgtgactcatatttgagcatatttaggccccgaattagcctcgttcctatgattTATagtacataattgggtcatttgctatctttagtttcccattttgcatattctttgaggttttatttccttggtaggagacGAGTGCAAACCtagcatttacatggcgaaatggagctaaattgatcgcatttaatgaccaagcatcaaagggaagacgatactagaaggcctatgtagataataaagtagattgggaaATGATGAAAGGATACTTttatcctcaacaagatccccgcaGATTAtttaggaaagaagagaaaagaagtgcctgacccaggatccgagcggattgcaagCAATCCGGGCATCTCCCTgcacaacaatccgagcgtccaatgcTCAAGACGCTCGACTTGAAGCCTCATAATCCGAGCGACTCCTCTAATGATCCACTCGGATCTCCTTACAGGAACCACCGTTCTAGCTTccaagacgctcgggacgagcatatctatgcgggactagcaaaacggagatgctcatctccttggagaggagcacttcctcaacttttattaagggtcttaatagtcatttaagccttagtaaccctaatctttgtacctaatctttagtataaatacccctttgtactacctagattagcatatAATGTGAACACTCTCTTAATCAAGTTAtaatcaattagtaatctcaccttaatcttgtaatcaactcttaatctagtcttaatacaaatctcatttcttaatctctctattgttcatcatttattttgggtaattagaagattatttgagtTTATTTGgacgattgacaaccttccataaatcatcaagtacttctattattctttgctttattatttggaatcatcttcataggtataattctctcttaatcctttttaattattgttaatcactttcatttgttcatcatgttttgccttgctagtatgattgacaaccttgttagcatgttaaacttgataatgagagagtagtttccttaactagggttaattaggaattaggggaaatcaacatggggattgattcatgcttaatctaatatgttttcataattaatttgcttgcttgttgtaattccaacttatgcacgtgttatgtttgatgaaatgcgagcctatgaatccttgcattttttactcaTCTCTtctctcttcaatgaggcttgtaagacataaaccaactcgagtctcattagaccatgcatatagttggataggaaggaataagtcgacttgtaggtgttgtaaaatctaatcgattcgactccgggacccaaaccttctcagggattgtaagatatacactaacttgatcccatcacaacaataagtgcttttatctagtagagaacatgtttgtatgatcaaatcccatgaatcccctatgaacccatgacaccctagtgcttttaatcaattgtttacatctcattttaatcatcttgcttatttttattactttactttcatattgttgattagtttagttgatctcctacctcaacccaaattgtgaaacccttagacacaaccatttgctattaaaaatcctacatcaatacccgtcccttgggatccgacctttacttgcctctttactaaaagtagtttgtaaagttataaatattgtttttgttaggtgacttttgacgacgagtttaaccTCCGACCACTAGTCTTAGTCAAGTCCGTGCTTGCCACTATTCATAACTACTGTGCATAACTCCTTGTTCTACCTGTTGGAGTCATGGAAAGGATTCAAGCATTATGCAGGAATTTTTTGTGGGAAGGGGGTGAATCATATTCTAAAGCACCCCTTGTGAGCTGGAATATCCTTTGTAAGGGGAAGAATTTTGGTGGCTTAGGACTCATTGACAATAAGCTATGGAACCTGGCTGTTATTGGGAAATTAGCCTGGTGGATACTGATGAAGAAGGATTTGCTCTGGATTCGTTGGATAGACAGTATCTATCTAAAGGGGAGTCCATGTTTGTCTTACAGTTCCTCTCCTAACAGTTCTTGTGCATGGCATAAAGTGTGTGAGGTAAAAGATAAATTCAAGTTGGCATATGATTCTGGTATGTGGCAAGGTGATACAGAGGCTTACAATATTGCAAAAGGTTATGACTGGCTAGGCAGAAATGATGATCAAAAAGTGCAATGGGAGGCAATGGTCTGGAATAGATACAACATCCCCAAACATAACTTCATTAATTGGATGATTCAGCGAGGCAGATTTCTTACTCTTGATCGACTGGCAAAGATGGGCATCTGTGACAATGGTCTATGTTTCCTGTGTGGTCAGTGTCCTGAAACTCACCAGCATATCTTTGAAGCTTGTCCTTATATTATCAAATGTTTTAGTCTTCTGCATAACTGGCTTGGAATTGTTAACAATGACCTAAACTATGGAGTGCTGATCTTAAAGGATAGACTTCAATCTTTGTTGATCAGAATGCTGAAAAGTGTTGCAGTTATGGGTCTCTATTACCAGGTTTGATGGCACGTAACTCTTGCAGAATGGACATGTATGTCCCCCGTCCTGAGCGTATTATACATTGTATTCAGGAGGATATTAAATTGAGGCTTGGTATGAATTTTGTAGGTCAAATGGAGTATAGGCTATTGGAATGGTGTAAAGAGAAAGGATTGTACTAGTGTCATGTAGCATATTATGCTAGATTAGGTCTTTCTCTGAAATGTTCTGAAATGGTTGAAATGGTGCTTTGTTTTGATCAATTATTAATATATTCTCACAGTTCCACCAAAAAaaaatctacaacatattgcaattataattaactgttcattcttaatttaattatttcataaataaaattttagtaatatagcatcttaattactaaaacgaatctcatttaatcgaattacaataagattcatattcttactcacatttgtgaattgttcaattttaaggaattaattaatctgtatcattatacaatcaattaattttatctattaagggaattgccctttaggtgtgaccttaagggatcaactgatcactaccgtcaaacgacagtaatgtcaaactctagtcagccaatcattaccgattaatgttgataagttgatgtataaaaatgaatcatccctttatgtattattattatgagttttaatgatgtgatcgcactattgtcgaggacacatatgTTAGGTtaatttacctcttattagagtCCTCTAAtattgaactaattaacttcttaattaatgttctttagatctagtgcatgcataacaaaatatgagatttataaggaaaaacaatgtcccttacattgttggttggttcgaaatatagggcacaagtaaggtcatcttccttcacttgttcttgagcttaatatgttggatgatcctcctaagattccaagtatagaaatcctccttagattgcacccaagacttgtcccttaaactagtatactaattaaatagattaataaactagtatccttaaaatgattctaatattattactattactaaactagtaattttattgtgatattagaatggatgaacaaatgcttgtgaatctaaaaaccttattttagagagatggagagaaTATGAGAGTTTTAACATGTAAAgatatatgaatgaatgaatgaacaagtaaaaatgagaacaaaatgttCTCATAAGAGGAGATGGAGCCGGGTGGGAAGAGGCCAAAATGGCATCTTTGccttttttctttttgtcttcacaatgcattcGGTAGGTAAGCTAGTATGTAGGGTATGATTACATTCtactttatctcataaaataattaacCACACACATCACCatgactccctccatttcggtccatataccataaaatagactaccattttattttgtcaatttgtcatttatcacacaatatgtcacatgtagtattttacatgttattaattaatttaatgaatatttatcacataaatatcattttacaaattaattaaattacatacaacaaattgactaatgatacttgatcatataaataaaatgtgtcatataattataattcacaacatcttgtaattataattaatcattcattcttatctctattgtttctcaaacaataagcaattttagtaataaagcatttttattactaaaataaatcttatttaatccattacaataagatatcaatattctctatcacaagtaaattgttcaattttaaggaatttattaccttgtatcatcatacaattaatcaatttatccattaagggaattgtcctttaggtgtgaccttaagggatcaactgaccaccaccatcacatgacaataatgtcaaactctagtcaaccaatcattaccgattaatgaccatcagttgattatataataaatcatccctcacgtattcttaatatgagatttaattatgatattaaatcatgtgatcgcactattgttgaggacacattttccaacaacatactccaacaatctcccacttgcccGAGATAAGTGTgcctcaccaattctcttgtcctattacaatctcctactcaatgcaaggtgtcttgcaggtcgttcttgcaagtgatcatatcaagagtggtttcctcgatctagagagtaactgtctgaccgaaattatctaccgtagataccttccgagcgtggccacgcattttcagttcactactcctcgagtggtcttgagatttttaaataaccttgacaagggatggacaattcctatcacactattccctttgtttagccacagctcatcctgacccaaaatatgcccattagaACTCATTTACGAAaatcgtagagcataatttaaagtcactcaaAAACTGTGCCAACTGGGGCGAAcaatctctagtcaaagaattgactcaaaagaatactatagtagctattgccacgaccaggctatatgaattaccagaaccctataagcggtcactgccagGCAGAGTGTCttttacagtctgcctatgtgatcgactagtcatctcttatggctctatgacacttgaacttgccatcaatcgactcacaatctagtcacttagagacgtcaccttATATGGGCGACcaggggcaattactatgttaatccagttcacttaaataggtTTCAATGTTGTGTCAACAACCTATCCGGATATAACAAGGTAACAGATGAGTTTAAGAAACTCAaccgataaatgcgattatcacatatgaatagtcaataccatattactacttcatatcttataatctaaagtgTATATATATTATACTTATCAAGGTGCAATAAAATCTTGgttagtggatataccatgtatccatttggtccaactttatgaattgctttctccttccattcaatgtcatttctaatgtcatgaatttctctgagtacatgtctagatttctTCATATACTTGGGCCTTTTAACTTGTaaaatgctcccactgttatcatataacttgtgataaaatacaTGGCGAAAGGATCTACCCATAGTCCTTTATTAATCACCACGTCACAACGTACTCAAACTTCATTTGTTGAATTTGCAATGATTGAtactaaaacatttttctagtcacttactcctgAGTCAAGaaaattagcctaggattttgttaaatccttataggtttggaaactaatgtttgtgcaacccttcaacacacaacttagtatgtcTTCCAAACACAAGAACGGATCCTCATTTCTTTTCAGGAATTATAGTGGATGTTCTTGAAGGCTTTCAAATGACTTTTATACAAAATAACTTGTcattgactcattatgctccaagcatatgattcatcatgacatgtgcatacattggcatacatgatcgttctaatggcggaaacattagcaatcgattttatGTGATCAATAACTCAtagggttcagtgaatgactatgattctatcatagtaattccactttcatctaaatgaataacctCCTCAACCTATGTTGATATCAAACCGATAATGAATCTTATAAACATAAGTTACTTATCTACGTGCCAACTTAAATTCCCTATATAATAATAGATTTGGAATCTTAAAAAATGCAACATGTCTTCTTTCATCGAGAATTGAAAACAAAAAACTACTCCTTTATCAACGGTAGTGTTGGCATGTCATCCTCAATGATATTAATATGaaagacaatttctcccactgatcttcatgtctaaacatgacaatATTGACTCCCACTTAAATGCATGTATACTTATGGCCTCTCGACAACCCGAGCAAAACCATTTTCTTATTACATGACATGAGATGATTATTGCAATTTCTAAGTGTTGATTAAAATCTTGTGTTAGTGTCACACACTCACAccctttctaaatacctatttagaaattagTCTTCACATCCAACTTGATCATTTTCATTATGAGGTGTAGCAATGATgatatggatcttagcatagttaccTTCTAACTTAGCTTTGTGGACAATTCAATGACTATCCATGCAACTCTGATGCATAGACTTCACATTGGTTTGTTAGGCTCTTATGTAAATAGACTTGAAATTACTCGATATAACCACTTCATAATATTTATTAAAGATCACTTTCTATTGGTCACTTCACTAGTCTCGAGTTTGACCTaacaagctttcttttggtctcctcactagtcttgagtttgacctaacaagctttcttttggtctcctaaCTAGTCTTGAGTTTGACCTAACAAGCGtttttttggtctcctcactagttttgagtttgttgctaattttctcccactctatattttgaaaaatacgcctatttaattaaaatatagcTATGTAAGCAACAATCAATTCACAAGAGTAAATGTCGCACATTTTGACCTTAATAGATGACCCTTTTGTAATGACATTGTAATCTAGTAGTATGATAGACTAACTTTTATAAGATAAAGGATTGGACTCATATCCATATCTTATACAATTTTATGGTCTTAAGACCTCCCataactcgtatggagtcttataagtggttacACGTCTTAGTTATAAGTGGCGATTTCAATTGGTTTCTAAAATTCTCTACCTAGGgttcaaataactctatttgactttTTAATCGTTTTATCTTAcctcaaataagatgtgatatttggTTATAAAAGTATAAGAGGGAATCAAATTTATGACTTATGAACTtattacaatgatccaatcgttgtaattcttttatgatcaatttaagtcaaatCAATTTATTTATGTTGTTGATGTGAAAGGTGcataatgacaagtttttagaacaaagaaaaattCCATAAATCGAATTATTTGGGTTGAAAGCCAAGCTattaaaattcatacaaccattgtttgtCAGATGGAAATTAAATAAACTTCCATGTCCAACATGGAAATCAAAAGAAGTTCTAAAAACAATAAGCCAAAATACAATAATACTAAAgaagacaatacaaaataaaaaagccaagcttccataggtcttctactatgggcggctactctagcATCGCTTGTTGAAGATCATCCTCAAGCATGCTTGTCCTTGCCTATGTCTTTGCTCACATGCCCTATATCACATTTAAAGgggggtgagaatcacaacttgtatcaaaatagcaaagttggg from Silene latifolia isolate original U9 population chromosome 2, ASM4854445v1, whole genome shotgun sequence encodes the following:
- the LOC141641383 gene encoding uncharacterized protein LOC141641383, with amino-acid sequence MERIQALCRNFLWEGGESYSKAPLVSWNILCKGKNFGGLGLIDNKLWNLAVIGKLAWWILMKKDLLWIRWIDSIYLKGSPCLSYSSSPNSSCAWHKVCEVKDKFKLAYDSGMWQGDTEAYNIAKGYDWLGRNDDQKVQWEAMVWNRYNIPKHNFINWMIQRGRFLTLDRLAKMGICDNGLCFLCGQCPETHQHIFEACPYIIKCFSLLHNWLGIVNNDLNYGVLILKDRLQSLLIRMLKSVAVMGLYYQVKWSIGYWNGVKRKDCTSVM